A region from the Simiduia sp. 21SJ11W-1 genome encodes:
- a CDS encoding DEAD/DEAH box helicase yields MFSELGLDQRLIKALEAQTITEPTEVQTQVMPVALSGKDLLVMSETGSGKTLAFLLPLVQQLLTAEIPRTAGTLALIMAPTRELAKQLLKETKQILKFTHLKVGIVSGGDDYKFQAAQLRKNPEILIATPGRLLEHFNRNLPAMDDLQVLVLDEADRMLDMGFHDDMVAIAAKLKKDRRTWLFSATLSHAGVGTLAGQLTNNPERVSLSTGRQTQANILQQVILSDGQNHKQKAITQLLKTHNYEQALVFTNTRVQADHLCQYLRAQEVKTGAIHGDMTQDDRNKVMELMRKGHVKVLVATDVAARGIDIGGIELVVNYDMARNGDDYTHRIGRTGRAGADGHAISFITPQEWNLKAGVERYLQTRFEIISLLGFESRYQGPEKVKASGKAAGPKKADKKAALERAAKKKAKDNKPKVRTRDQKNIGKRRAPTAVPNLGDGFAPPKITRKVAPDSNEAD; encoded by the coding sequence GTGTTTAGTGAATTAGGCCTGGACCAAAGACTCATCAAAGCGCTGGAAGCCCAGACCATCACCGAGCCCACCGAGGTGCAAACCCAGGTGATGCCCGTCGCCCTAAGCGGTAAAGACTTACTGGTAATGTCTGAAACCGGCAGCGGCAAAACCCTGGCGTTTTTGCTGCCGTTGGTACAACAGCTGCTCACCGCTGAAATCCCGCGCACCGCAGGCACCCTGGCGCTGATCATGGCGCCCACGCGAGAGCTGGCCAAACAGCTGCTGAAAGAAACCAAACAGATTTTGAAATTCACCCACTTGAAAGTGGGCATTGTAAGTGGCGGTGACGATTACAAATTCCAGGCCGCGCAACTGCGCAAAAACCCGGAAATCCTCATTGCCACCCCCGGGCGGCTGCTGGAGCACTTTAACCGCAACCTGCCCGCCATGGACGACCTGCAAGTGCTGGTGCTCGATGAAGCAGACCGCATGCTCGATATGGGCTTTCACGACGACATGGTGGCCATTGCCGCCAAGCTCAAGAAAGATCGCCGCACCTGGCTGTTTTCAGCCACCCTGTCTCACGCAGGCGTGGGCACACTGGCAGGCCAGCTCACCAACAATCCCGAGCGCGTAAGCCTTTCTACCGGCCGCCAAACCCAGGCCAACATTTTGCAACAGGTGATTCTGAGCGATGGCCAGAACCACAAGCAAAAAGCCATTACCCAGTTGCTGAAAACCCACAACTACGAACAAGCGCTGGTGTTCACCAACACCCGCGTTCAGGCAGATCACCTGTGCCAATACCTGCGCGCCCAGGAAGTTAAAACCGGGGCCATTCACGGCGACATGACCCAAGACGATCGCAACAAAGTGATGGAGCTGATGCGCAAGGGCCACGTAAAAGTGCTGGTAGCCACAGACGTGGCCGCACGGGGCATTGATATTGGCGGCATTGAGCTGGTTGTAAACTACGACATGGCCCGCAACGGCGACGACTACACCCACCGCATTGGCCGCACTGGCCGCGCCGGTGCCGATGGCCACGCCATCAGTTTCATTACCCCGCAAGAATGGAACCTGAAGGCCGGCGTTGAACGCTACCTGCAAACCCGCTTTGAAATTATTTCGCTGCTGGGCTTTGAATCGCGCTACCAGGGGCCGGAAAAAGTGAAGGCCTCAGGCAAGGCCGCAGGCCCGAAAAAGGCCGATAAAAAAGCAGCGCTGGAGCGCGCCGCCAAGAAAAAAGCCAAAGACAACAAACCCAAAGTGCGCACGCGCGACCAGAAAAATATTGGCAAGCGCCGCGCACCTACCGCGGTGCCCAACTTGGGCGATGGCTTCGCGCCACCGAAAATCACCCGCAAAGTAGCACCCGACAGCAACGAAGCCGATTAA
- a CDS encoding OadG family protein, with product MQQEIVQQGIDLMVFGMGTVFVFLTILVVVTVTMSGVMSRFFPEAEPPVAPPAAPANRVDDRTLAIIKSAIEQHRKR from the coding sequence ATGCAGCAGGAAATTGTCCAACAGGGCATAGATTTAATGGTGTTTGGCATGGGCACGGTATTTGTGTTCCTGACCATTCTGGTCGTTGTGACCGTGACGATGTCTGGCGTGATGTCGCGCTTTTTTCCGGAGGCCGAGCCGCCAGTGGCGCCGCCTGCAGCTCCGGCAAATCGCGTGGATGACCGCACCTTGGCCATTATCAAAAGCGCCATCGAGCAACACCGTAAACGCTGA
- the oadA gene encoding sodium-extruding oxaloacetate decarboxylase subunit alpha: MTASNKKLGITDVVLRDAHQSLFATRLRIDDMLPIAEKLDQVGFWSLETWGGATFDSCIRYLGEDPWDRIRELKKAMPKTPQQMLFRGQNILGYRHYADDVVHKFVERAAHNGIDVFRVFDAMNDVRNLETALKAVNNVGKHAQGTISYTVSPVHTLDMWVDMGRKLEDMGADSIAIKDMAGLLRPYEGYELVKQLKAAVNIPIQLHAHATTGLSTATILKCVEAGIDNVDTAISSMSMTYGHSPTESLVAILQGTERDTGLDINLLEDIANYFREVRKKYAQFEGSLRGVDSRILVAQVPGGMLTNMENQLRDQGATDKFDEVLAEIPKVREDLGFIPLVTPTSQIVGTQAVLNVLTGERYKSISKETQGVLKGEYGATPAPVNTELQQRVLDGAEAISCRPADLIEPEMDKLVGELREIAKEKGIKLAEGEREIDDVLTYALFTQIGLKFLQNRGNAEAFEPAPTGKGKATVKNDAGDEVYTVTVEGKQYTVTVSDGGDLTGVAPVGGASVTAPAAGAAPTGGEPVAAPLAGNIFRVLVKPGQQVTEGQPILVLEAMKMETEVSAPKAGVVGDILVKEGDSVAVGDTLLNLA; this comes from the coding sequence ATGACCGCCAGTAATAAAAAGCTCGGTATTACCGATGTGGTGTTGCGCGATGCACACCAGTCGCTGTTTGCCACCCGTTTGCGCATAGACGATATGCTGCCCATTGCCGAAAAGCTCGATCAAGTGGGCTTTTGGTCGTTGGAAACATGGGGCGGCGCCACCTTTGATAGCTGTATTCGCTATCTGGGTGAAGATCCGTGGGATCGCATTCGCGAGCTGAAAAAGGCCATGCCCAAAACCCCGCAACAAATGTTGTTTCGCGGGCAGAACATTCTCGGCTACCGCCACTACGCCGATGACGTGGTACATAAATTTGTAGAGCGCGCCGCCCACAACGGCATTGATGTATTCCGCGTATTCGATGCCATGAACGATGTGCGCAATCTCGAAACGGCGCTCAAGGCCGTAAACAACGTGGGCAAACACGCCCAGGGCACCATCTCTTACACCGTAAGCCCCGTGCACACGCTGGACATGTGGGTAGACATGGGCCGCAAGCTTGAAGACATGGGCGCAGATTCCATTGCCATTAAAGACATGGCGGGCCTGTTGCGCCCCTATGAAGGCTATGAGCTGGTTAAACAACTGAAGGCCGCGGTGAATATTCCCATCCAGTTGCACGCACACGCCACCACCGGGCTTTCTACCGCCACTATTTTGAAGTGTGTGGAAGCCGGTATTGATAACGTAGATACCGCAATTTCTTCTATGTCTATGACCTATGGCCACAGCCCAACCGAATCTCTGGTGGCCATTTTACAGGGCACAGAGCGCGACACCGGCCTGGATATCAACCTGCTGGAAGACATCGCCAACTACTTCCGTGAAGTGCGTAAAAAGTACGCCCAGTTCGAAGGTTCGCTGCGCGGTGTGGATAGCCGTATTCTGGTGGCGCAAGTGCCCGGTGGCATGCTCACCAATATGGAAAACCAGCTGCGCGATCAGGGCGCTACCGACAAGTTCGACGAGGTGCTGGCAGAAATTCCAAAAGTGCGCGAAGACCTGGGCTTCATTCCGCTGGTAACACCCACCTCGCAAATTGTAGGCACCCAGGCGGTGCTGAATGTACTGACGGGCGAGCGCTACAAGTCTATCTCCAAAGAAACCCAGGGCGTGCTCAAGGGTGAATACGGTGCCACACCTGCGCCGGTAAACACCGAGCTGCAGCAGCGCGTGCTGGATGGCGCCGAAGCCATTAGCTGTCGCCCGGCAGATTTGATCGAGCCGGAAATGGACAAGCTTGTGGGCGAGCTGCGTGAAATCGCCAAAGAAAAGGGCATCAAGCTTGCCGAGGGCGAGCGCGAAATAGACGACGTGCTCACCTACGCGCTGTTTACCCAAATTGGCCTGAAGTTTTTGCAAAACCGTGGCAACGCCGAAGCCTTCGAGCCTGCGCCAACTGGCAAGGGCAAGGCCACCGTGAAAAACGATGCCGGCGACGAGGTGTACACCGTGACCGTTGAAGGCAAGCAATACACCGTTACCGTATCTGATGGGGGTGACCTCACAGGCGTTGCACCTGTCGGCGGAGCCTCGGTTACAGCACCGGCGGCAGGCGCTGCCCCCACTGGTGGCGAGCCTGTGGCTGCACCCTTGGCGGGCAATATTTTCCGCGTATTGGTGAAGCCCGGCCAGCAGGTGACAGAAGGGCAGCCAATCCTGGTGCTGGAAGCCATGAAGATGGAAACCGAAGTGAGCGCGCCAAAAGCAGGCGTAGTGGGCGATATCCTCGTGAAAGAGGGTGATTCGGTTGCCGTTGGCGATACGTTGTTGAATTTAGCCTAG
- a CDS encoding tRNA-dihydrouridine synthase translates to MPQIALAPMEGVVDYPLRTLLTRLGGIDSCVTEFVRVTNLTLPRKVFTRLCPELLAIKDISRTPSGTPVAVQLLGGNPEWIARNGRKVAQLGAAAVDINFGCPAKTVNRHDGGACLLQTPERVYNIIKATRDLVPADTPVSAKIRLGYSDRKPYLEIAQAAAEAGANRLTVHARSKADGYRPPAYWDCVGHINSLLNIPVVVNGDIWSVADYQRARAESGCTDVMIGRGLLSCPDLGLQIKASLAGQQYQPLTWLQVAALVREHYEVSKPLFPKKYLGNRLKQWLAHLKRHYPGAQLFFDKVKTLRTEAEIDACFHALLGPYLHEPYLPGPSTAARSD, encoded by the coding sequence ATGCCCCAAATTGCCCTCGCCCCCATGGAAGGCGTGGTGGATTACCCCCTGCGCACCCTGCTTACGCGCCTGGGCGGCATAGACAGCTGCGTCACGGAGTTTGTGCGGGTAACTAACCTCACCCTGCCGCGCAAGGTGTTTACGCGCCTGTGCCCGGAGTTACTGGCCATAAAAGATATTTCACGCACGCCGTCCGGCACGCCGGTGGCGGTGCAATTGTTGGGCGGCAACCCAGAGTGGATAGCCCGCAACGGGCGCAAGGTGGCACAACTTGGCGCGGCCGCCGTAGACATCAACTTCGGCTGCCCGGCAAAAACCGTAAACCGCCACGATGGCGGCGCCTGCCTGCTGCAAACGCCAGAGCGGGTATACAACATTATTAAAGCCACCCGCGACCTGGTGCCTGCAGACACCCCGGTAAGCGCCAAAATCCGCCTGGGGTATTCCGATCGCAAGCCCTACCTGGAGATTGCCCAGGCCGCGGCCGAAGCCGGTGCCAACCGCCTGACGGTGCACGCGCGCAGCAAGGCCGATGGCTACCGACCACCCGCCTACTGGGATTGCGTGGGCCACATCAACAGCCTGCTCAATATTCCGGTGGTGGTCAACGGCGATATCTGGAGTGTGGCCGACTACCAGCGCGCGCGCGCCGAGAGCGGCTGTACCGATGTAATGATTGGCCGTGGCTTGTTGTCTTGCCCGGATCTTGGCCTGCAAATCAAGGCAAGCCTTGCAGGCCAGCAATACCAGCCGCTCACCTGGCTGCAGGTCGCAGCCCTCGTGCGCGAGCACTACGAGGTAAGCAAACCGCTGTTTCCTAAAAAATACCTGGGCAATCGCCTGAAGCAGTGGCTGGCACACCTGAAGCGCCACTACCCCGGCGCCCAGCTGTTTTTCGATAAGGTAAAAACCTTGCGCACCGAAGCCGAAATAGACGCCTGCTTCCACGCACTGCTTGGGCCCTATCTGCATGAGCCCTATTTACCAGGCCCAAGTACAGCCGCACGCAGTGATTAA
- a CDS encoding ABC transporter transmembrane domain-containing protein produces the protein MSQAQAPQPSRHATPASAQAQDLRILFSLWQFLKPYRGTLLAAAVALVFTAGTTLLLGQGVKMLIDKGFVSAEPAQLNQAVGFIFAITALIALGTFARFYLVSWLGERVTADIRAAVFNHLLSLHPSYFETNKSGEIMSRLTTDTTLLQTIIGSSLSMALRSSLTFTGALILLLITNLKLTAMVLLCVPLVIVPLLVFGRRVRKLSRESQDSIADVGTYAGEIIRQIKTVQSYTREQAEQQAFGREVERAFSVARARIKQRAVLIAAVILMVFGALATMLWVGGMDVIEGRMSGGELGAFVFYAIMVASAVATISEVYGDLQRAAGATERLLELLQAPSLIHSPASPKPLGAGPKAITLTNVSFSYPSRPDQQALAGVNLHIAAGEIVALVGPSGAGKSTLFELLLRFYDPATGNVCLDGQPLPSLDPAAVRAHMALVPQQPALFTADVSYNIGYGKPGATEQDILNASRAAYAHEFISQLPEGYASNLGEQGVRLSGGQRQRIAIARAILKDPDVLLLDEATSALDTESERKVQDALNQLMQGRTTLIIAHRLATVLHADRIVVLDNGRIVAQGTHSELLAKSDLYRRLAELQFNDQQS, from the coding sequence ATGAGCCAAGCGCAAGCCCCACAACCAAGCAGGCACGCCACACCTGCATCTGCCCAAGCACAGGATTTACGCATACTGTTTTCGCTGTGGCAGTTTCTTAAACCCTACAGGGGCACCTTGCTGGCGGCGGCCGTGGCGTTGGTGTTTACCGCAGGCACCACCTTACTGCTGGGCCAAGGCGTGAAAATGCTCATTGATAAGGGCTTTGTGTCGGCTGAGCCCGCGCAGCTCAATCAGGCGGTGGGGTTTATCTTTGCCATTACCGCACTCATTGCCCTGGGCACCTTTGCGCGCTTTTATCTCGTCTCTTGGCTCGGCGAGCGGGTGACGGCAGATATACGCGCAGCCGTGTTTAACCACTTGCTGAGTTTGCACCCCAGCTATTTTGAAACCAATAAAAGCGGCGAAATCATGTCGCGCCTGACTACCGATACCACCTTACTGCAAACCATTATTGGCTCCTCCCTTTCCATGGCGCTGCGCTCGTCGCTCACCTTCACCGGCGCGCTGATTTTACTGCTGATTACCAACCTCAAGCTCACCGCCATGGTGTTGCTGTGCGTGCCGCTGGTGATAGTGCCGCTGCTGGTGTTCGGGCGCAGGGTGCGCAAGCTCTCCCGTGAAAGCCAGGATTCCATCGCCGATGTTGGCACCTACGCCGGTGAGATCATTCGCCAGATCAAAACCGTGCAAAGCTATACCCGCGAGCAGGCCGAGCAACAGGCCTTTGGCCGCGAGGTAGAGCGCGCCTTCAGCGTGGCACGGGCGCGCATCAAACAGCGCGCAGTGTTAATTGCGGCAGTGATTCTCATGGTGTTTGGGGCGCTCGCCACCATGCTCTGGGTGGGCGGTATGGATGTAATTGAAGGCCGCATGAGTGGCGGTGAACTGGGCGCCTTTGTGTTTTACGCCATTATGGTGGCCTCGGCCGTGGCCACCATTTCAGAGGTGTATGGCGATTTACAGCGCGCCGCCGGCGCCACCGAGCGCCTGCTGGAGCTGCTGCAAGCCCCCTCGCTCATCCACAGCCCCGCAAGCCCCAAGCCGCTCGGCGCCGGGCCCAAGGCCATCACCCTGACCAATGTAAGCTTCAGCTACCCGTCACGCCCGGATCAACAGGCCTTGGCCGGGGTTAACCTGCACATTGCCGCAGGCGAAATTGTGGCATTGGTCGGCCCTTCCGGGGCCGGCAAATCCACCCTGTTTGAATTGCTGCTGCGCTTTTACGACCCGGCCACAGGCAACGTTTGCCTTGATGGCCAGCCGCTGCCAAGCCTTGACCCTGCCGCCGTGCGCGCGCACATGGCGCTGGTGCCCCAGCAGCCGGCCCTGTTTACCGCCGATGTCAGCTACAACATAGGCTACGGCAAACCCGGTGCCACCGAGCAAGACATACTGAACGCAAGCCGCGCAGCCTACGCCCACGAATTCATCAGCCAACTGCCCGAAGGCTACGCCAGCAACCTGGGCGAGCAAGGGGTGCGGCTCTCGGGCGGCCAGCGCCAGCGCATCGCCATTGCACGGGCCATTTTGAAAGACCCGGATGTACTCCTGCTGGATGAAGCCACCAGCGCACTCGACACAGAGAGCGAGCGCAAGGTGCAAGATGCCCTCAATCAGCTGATGCAGGGGCGCACCACCTTGATCATTGCCCACCGCCTGGCCACGGTGCTGCACGCCGATCGCATAGTGGTACTCGATAACGGGCGCATTGTGGCCCAGGGCACCCACAGCGAACTGCTGGCCAAATCCGACCTCTACCGGCGCCTGGCCGAACTACAATTCAACGATCAGCAAAGCTGA
- a CDS encoding sodium ion-translocating decarboxylase subunit beta, whose translation MDALLVLWRDSGMYHMQSGQLVMILVGMGLLFLAIRKGFEPLLLVPIGFGGILANIPGAGLALSAVENAVYFARPEVMAAMADALGVVYETPAQLLLAYDQASAAAHVAAAQVAADYNYADGMLYQFYNVAIASGVAPLLIFMGVGAMTDFGPLLANPRTLFLGAAAQFGIFATVLGAVGLSAMGIMDFSIKEAAAIGIIGGADGPTAIYVTSILAPDLLGAIAVAAYSYMALVPLIQPPIMRALTTPEERKIKMTQLRAVSRREKIVFPILLVILVALVLPSAAPLLGMFCLGNLMRECGVVERLSDTAQNALINIVTIFLGLSVGSKLAADKFLDPKTLGILILGIVAFCIGTAAGVLMAKLMNRFSKMPINPLIGSAGVSAVPMAARVSNKLGLEANPQNFLLMHAMGPNVAGVIGSAVAAGVMISMVSGM comes from the coding sequence ATGGACGCATTGTTAGTGTTATGGCGAGACTCCGGCATGTACCACATGCAATCGGGTCAGCTGGTTATGATTCTGGTGGGCATGGGCTTGTTGTTTCTGGCCATCCGCAAAGGCTTTGAGCCGCTGTTGTTGGTGCCCATTGGTTTCGGCGGCATTCTTGCCAATATTCCGGGCGCAGGCCTTGCGCTTTCTGCCGTGGAAAACGCCGTGTATTTTGCACGCCCCGAAGTGATGGCTGCCATGGCAGATGCGCTGGGGGTGGTGTATGAAACGCCCGCGCAACTGCTGTTGGCCTACGATCAAGCCAGTGCCGCAGCCCACGTGGCCGCAGCGCAGGTGGCGGCTGATTACAACTATGCCGATGGCATGCTGTACCAGTTCTATAACGTTGCCATTGCCAGTGGTGTGGCGCCCTTGCTGATTTTTATGGGCGTAGGTGCCATGACCGATTTCGGCCCGCTATTGGCCAACCCGCGCACCCTGTTTTTAGGTGCAGCGGCGCAGTTTGGCATTTTTGCCACTGTGTTGGGCGCGGTGGGTTTGTCGGCCATGGGGATTATGGATTTCTCCATTAAAGAGGCGGCCGCCATTGGCATTATTGGTGGTGCAGATGGCCCAACGGCCATTTACGTAACCAGCATTTTGGCTCCCGATTTACTGGGTGCCATTGCCGTGGCTGCATATTCCTACATGGCGCTGGTGCCATTGATTCAGCCGCCCATCATGCGTGCGTTAACCACGCCTGAAGAGCGCAAAATCAAGATGACCCAGCTGCGTGCGGTATCGCGCCGCGAAAAGATCGTGTTCCCGATTTTGCTGGTGATTCTGGTGGCACTGGTATTGCCATCGGCCGCACCGCTGTTGGGTATGTTCTGCCTGGGTAACTTGATGCGCGAGTGTGGCGTGGTAGAGCGTTTGAGCGATACGGCGCAAAACGCGCTGATTAATATCGTGACGATCTTCCTGGGCTTATCTGTGGGCTCCAAACTTGCCGCCGATAAGTTTCTGGATCCAAAAACCCTCGGTATTTTGATTCTGGGTATTGTGGCTTTCTGTATTGGTACTGCAGCCGGCGTGCTGATGGCCAAGCTCATGAACCGCTTTAGCAAAATGCCCATCAACCCGTTAATTGGTTCTGCCGGTGTGTCGGCGGTACCTATGGCTGCACGGGTTTCCAACAAGCTGGGCCTTGAGGCCAACCCGCAAAACTTCCTGTTAATGCACGCCATGGGCCCGAATGTGGCAGGCGTGATTGGCTCGGCGGTAGCGGCGGGTGTGATGATCTCAATGGTATCTGGTATGTAG
- a CDS encoding glutathione S-transferase family protein: MKIIETKSAPNARRVRMFLAEKGLLDEVQFEQVDIAAGENLSEAYRAKNLTTKIPVLALDSGEFIGESVAICRYFEALHPSPALMGETPLEQAQIEMWQRRAEFHLMLPVGMCFQHTTGYFKDRMVPVPAYGEQCGKDARAFMAQLDAHLAGSEFLAGPRFSIADITALCAVDFARVVKIRISDEWAHLARWYKQVAGRPSAAA, translated from the coding sequence ATGAAAATTATTGAAACCAAAAGCGCGCCCAATGCCCGCCGGGTGCGCATGTTTTTGGCAGAGAAGGGCCTGCTTGATGAGGTGCAGTTTGAACAGGTAGATATTGCCGCCGGTGAGAATTTATCTGAGGCTTACCGGGCTAAAAACCTCACCACCAAAATACCGGTGCTGGCGCTGGATAGCGGTGAGTTTATTGGTGAATCTGTGGCGATCTGCCGCTATTTTGAGGCCCTGCACCCGAGCCCTGCGCTCATGGGTGAAACGCCTCTTGAACAGGCGCAAATTGAAATGTGGCAGCGGCGCGCGGAGTTTCATTTAATGCTGCCGGTGGGCATGTGTTTTCAGCACACCACCGGCTATTTTAAAGATCGCATGGTGCCGGTGCCTGCTTACGGCGAGCAATGTGGCAAAGATGCGCGGGCGTTTATGGCGCAGCTTGATGCGCACTTGGCCGGCAGTGAATTTTTGGCAGGCCCCCGGTTTTCCATAGCAGACATCACAGCGCTCTGCGCGGTAGATTTTGCCCGGGTGGTGAAAATTCGCATCAGTGATGAATGGGCGCATTTGGCGCGCTGGTACAAGCAGGTAGCCGGGCGCCCGAGCGCGGCAGCCTAG
- a CDS encoding DegV family protein, which produces METQLTPRTRTESSPTDRIGIAVDSSCDLTPEFIRKHGIEVLPIYINHADGMFNDVRDPGAMTAFYKTHTKARYGEAQSEPLSVADVGEIFERAFLPKYDRVNVITINSRKSQVYNRVTEAAMINEPKFRDKTQRTTPFRIRMLDSYSMFSGHAVLVCEFAKLIHEQRESQAKAIARINKLRDNVYGYMVPYNLSYMRDRRHLRKGDHKISWLSYKLAETFGINPVIELHKGETHAFKKAKGYNNALKELFEHAKSSILSGLATDTIVMSYGGLLEEIHDNPDLLEFRDFAKQKGVKTMLSMMSATAAVNVGPKAFSLAFARADH; this is translated from the coding sequence ATGGAAACCCAACTCACCCCCCGCACGCGCACGGAAAGCTCGCCCACAGATCGCATTGGCATTGCCGTAGATTCCAGCTGTGATCTCACCCCGGAATTCATTCGCAAACACGGCATTGAAGTACTGCCCATTTACATCAACCATGCCGATGGCATGTTTAACGATGTGCGCGACCCGGGCGCGATGACCGCCTTCTACAAAACCCACACCAAAGCCCGCTACGGCGAAGCCCAGAGCGAGCCGCTCTCGGTGGCCGATGTAGGTGAAATTTTTGAGCGCGCCTTTTTGCCCAAGTACGATCGGGTAAACGTGATTACCATCAACAGTCGCAAAAGCCAGGTGTATAACCGCGTAACCGAAGCGGCCATGATAAACGAGCCCAAGTTTCGCGATAAAACCCAACGCACCACGCCCTTTCGCATCCGTATGCTAGACAGCTACTCCATGTTCAGCGGCCACGCGGTACTGGTGTGCGAGTTTGCCAAGCTCATTCACGAACAGCGCGAATCCCAGGCCAAAGCCATTGCACGCATCAACAAGCTGCGCGATAACGTCTACGGCTACATGGTGCCTTACAACCTGTCTTACATGCGCGATCGCCGCCACCTGCGCAAGGGCGATCACAAAATCAGCTGGCTGTCTTACAAGCTTGCCGAAACCTTCGGTATTAACCCGGTGATTGAATTACACAAGGGCGAAACCCACGCCTTTAAAAAGGCCAAGGGCTACAACAACGCCCTAAAAGAGCTGTTTGAACACGCCAAGAGCTCCATTCTCTCGGGGCTGGCAACAGATACTATCGTCATGAGCTACGGCGGTTTACTGGAAGAAATCCACGACAACCCCGACCTCTTGGAATTCCGCGATTTTGCCAAGCAAAAAGGCGTAAAAACCATGCTCTCTATGATGTCTGCCACTGCTGCAGTAAACGTGGGCCCCAAGGCATTCTCTCTGGCCTTCGCCCGCGCAGACCACTAA
- a CDS encoding chemotaxis protein CheX — protein MNENLLSPFYEALHQVLFTMAQVDTSPGKRGIKKNTKALGIVTGIIALDSKNIKGSMAVSFSQELIGEIFANMLGEKHTQIDAQVCDLVGELTNMITGAAKPALFEMGIDLSLTRPTTVSGLNHQVLHPVQGPVMIQQVNTGLGFAALEVCFAAA, from the coding sequence ATGAATGAAAACCTGCTGTCACCCTTTTACGAGGCGCTACACCAAGTGCTGTTCACCATGGCACAAGTGGATACAAGCCCCGGCAAACGCGGTATCAAAAAAAACACCAAAGCGTTGGGCATCGTAACAGGCATCATCGCACTAGACAGCAAGAACATAAAAGGCAGCATGGCTGTGAGTTTTTCCCAAGAGCTGATTGGTGAAATATTCGCCAACATGCTGGGTGAAAAGCACACGCAAATAGATGCCCAGGTGTGCGATCTGGTGGGCGAGCTCACCAATATGATCACCGGCGCCGCCAAGCCTGCACTGTTTGAAATGGGCATCGATTTAAGCCTCACCCGCCCCACTACGGTCTCAGGCCTGAACCACCAGGTGCTTCACCCGGTGCAGGGCCCGGTGATGATCCAACAGGTAAACACAGGCCTCGGATTTGCCGCCCTGGAAGTCTGCTTCGCCGCCGCCTGA
- a CDS encoding MBL fold metallo-hydrolase, with product MRRLSFMRFGKSFTALALGLMLGASALADDHAKQKIEVIPVAEGLYMLVGAGGNMGLSVGEDGTFLVDDQFAPLSETIRATIATLSDQPVKFLINTHWHYDHTGGNENFGKQKAVIVAHKNVRTRLEAGGVIEAFKKSVPPAPDMALPVVTFEQAITFHFNGETINLTHPQAAHTDGDALVFFEQANAVHMGDLYFNGFYPFIDASSGGKMLGVINAVEAVLAKIDDNTKVIPGHGPLSNKAELRRYHAMLKAVYEQVAPMKQAGKTAAQVIAAKPTAAFDKQWGKGFLTPDQWVGIIYEAI from the coding sequence ATGAGAAGGTTATCTTTTATGCGCTTTGGCAAATCCTTTACCGCATTGGCGCTGGGTTTAATGCTGGGCGCAAGCGCCCTGGCCGATGATCACGCCAAACAAAAAATCGAGGTAATACCCGTGGCCGAGGGCCTGTACATGCTGGTTGGCGCAGGCGGCAATATGGGGTTATCTGTGGGTGAAGATGGCACCTTTTTGGTGGACGATCAATTTGCCCCGTTAAGTGAAACCATCAGGGCCACCATCGCCACCTTAAGCGATCAGCCCGTGAAATTTTTGATCAATACCCACTGGCATTACGACCACACCGGCGGCAATGAAAACTTTGGCAAGCAGAAAGCGGTGATTGTGGCGCATAAAAATGTGCGCACCCGCCTTGAAGCAGGCGGCGTGATTGAGGCATTCAAGAAGTCTGTGCCGCCCGCGCCCGATATGGCCTTGCCGGTGGTTACTTTCGAGCAGGCCATAACCTTTCACTTTAATGGCGAGACAATTAATTTAACCCATCCGCAGGCGGCCCATACCGATGGAGATGCGCTGGTGTTTTTTGAGCAGGCCAATGCCGTGCATATGGGGGATTTGTATTTCAACGGGTTCTACCCGTTTATTGATGCCAGCAGTGGCGGCAAGATGTTGGGTGTGATTAACGCCGTTGAGGCAGTGCTTGCCAAAATTGATGACAACACCAAGGTGATTCCCGGCCATGGCCCCCTTAGCAATAAAGCCGAACTTAGGCGCTACCACGCCATGTTAAAAGCGGTGTATGAGCAGGTGGCACCCATGAAACAGGCCGGCAAAACCGCAGCCCAAGTCATAGCCGCCAAGCCCACCGCGGCCTTTGATAAGCAGTGGGGCAAGGGCTTTCTCACACCTGATCAGTGGGTTGGCATCATCTACGAGGCCATTTAA